One Centropristis striata isolate RG_2023a ecotype Rhode Island chromosome 22, C.striata_1.0, whole genome shotgun sequence genomic window carries:
- the LOC131960880 gene encoding NXPE family member 3-like yields MAMAFSVDLFARYADCGVNMKVYIPASGPASVLVLPKNEGQPEEKSSIVKSGPSGYYYQGAWRALDGTTVHQFNTASAITQCLKGKVVHIYGDSTVRQWFEYLNSALPDLKGFNLHSPKGVGPYMSLDYANNILVTFRCHGNPIRFTPFPITEHRYIANELDDVPGGTNTIIVLGVWAHFGSFPVEIYIRRLRNIRRAVVRLLDGSPGTLVIIRTANPRALGLFEALTNSDWYSLQRDKVLRTMFKGLNVHLIDSWDLVLAYHNLPHGIHPHPPIIKNMIDILLSYTCPELHKV; encoded by the exons ATGGCAATGGCATTCTCTGTGGATCTGTTTGCCCGATATGCAGACTG TGGTGTCAACATGAAAGTCTACATTCCTGCTTCAGGACCTGCCAGTGTCCTTGTGTTGCCAAAGAATGAAG GTCAACCAGAGGAGAAGAGCAGCATTGTGAAGTCTGGACCCTCTGGTTATTACTACCAGGGTGCGTGGCGAGCACTAGATGGCACCACAGTTCACCAATTCAACACCGCCTCTGCCATCACTCAGTGTCTAAAAGGCAAAGTGGTCCACATTTATGGAGACTCCACTGTCAGGCAGTGGTTTGAATATCTCAACTCAGCATTACCAG ATCTTAAGGGGTTTAACCTGCACAGCCCAAAGGGAGTTGGACCTTACATGTCCTTAGACTACGCAAACAACATCTTGGTGACGTTTCGCTGTCATGGTAATCCGATCCGCTTCACCCCATTCCCAATCACTGAGCATCGTTATATTGCCAATGAACTTGATGATGTACCTGGAGGCACCAACACCATCATTGTTCTTGGCGTCTGGGCTCATTTTGGAAGTTTCCCCGTGGAGATCTACATCCGGCGGCTGCGAAACATCCGCAGAGCAGTGGTGCGGCTGCTGGACGGGTCTCCAGGTACGCTGGTCATCATCAGGACGGCGAACCCCAGAGCTTTGGGGCTTTTTGAGGCTCTAACCAACAGTGATTGGTACTCACTGCAGCGTGATAAGGTGCTCAGAACCATGTTCAAAGGGCTGAATGTTCATCTCATTGATTCCTGGGACTTGGTCCTAGCCTACCACAACCTACCTCATGGGATCCACCCACATCCTCCCATTATTAAGAATATGATTGACATTCTCTTGTCTTATACATGCCCTGAGCTACACAAAGTGTGA